A genomic window from Camelus ferus isolate YT-003-E chromosome X, BCGSAC_Cfer_1.0, whole genome shotgun sequence includes:
- the PPP1R2C gene encoding protein phosphatase inhibitor 2 family member C — protein MATSTTSHRPIKGILKNKGSTASSGAAMAQQSGGALPEVQRKKSQKWDESSIMATYHSPYADYDFMKTNEPSTAQLGLQEDREGAASDFETEEAMILDSLAKKLAATSTSELSYQVGEPERDRAHASKIFLDKQEKQRQFEMKRKLHYNEGLNIKLARQLISKDLQCEDEEGEHEESRHATSDKTTPKDADGGLTADELETQSRYV, from the coding sequence aTGGCGACCTCTACGACCTCGCACCGGCCCATCAAGGGGATCCTGAAGAACAAGGGGTCCACGGCCTCGTCGGGAGCGGCCATGGCCCAGCAGTCCGGAGGGGCTCTCCCGGAGGTACAAAGAAAGAAGTCCCAGAAGTGGGACGAGTCCAGCATCATGGCGACGTACCACTCACCGTACGCAGACTACGATTTCATGAAGACGAACGAGCCCAGCACTGCGCAGCTCGGTCTGCAGGAGGACAGGGAAGGTGCAGCTAGTGACTTCGAAACTGAGGAAGCCATGATCCTTGACAGCTTAGCTAAGAAGTTAGCCGCCACCAGTACCTCGGAGCTCAGCTATCAAGTCGGGGAGCCGGAGAGGGATAGGGCGCATGCCAGCAAAATCTTCTTGGACAAACAAGAGAAACAGCGGCAGTtcgaaatgaaaaggaaacttcaCTACAACGAAGGCCTGAACATCAAATTGGCCAGACAGTTGATTTCCAAAGATCTACAATGTGAAGATGAGGAGGGCGAACACGAAGAGAGTCGCCATGCCACCAGCGACAAGACTACCCCGAAAGACGCCGATGGAGGCCTCACCGCTGATGAACTTGAGACCCAGTCACGCTACGTGTAG